The sequence GGACATCGATCACCTGGCCATAGGCCCCTCGGGCGTCTTCACCATCAACTCAAAGTGCCGCAGGGGCAAGACCGTCTGGTACGGCGATCACGCCATCACGGTCAACCGCGCCCCCACCAAGTACATCGTGGTCAGCAAGCACGAGGCTCGACGCACCTCGCGCGCTCTGTCAGACCACTGCGGGTTCCTTGTGCCTGTCCGCCCGGTCATCGCGATCGTGGGTGCGGCCAGACTCTCCGTGAAGAACGCGGCGCCTCCGGTTCTCGTCATTGATGGCACCACGGTGCACACAGTCCTCTCCGGACTCGCACCTGTGCTTCCGCCAGAGCGGGTTGAGCGGATATTCAACGTTGCCCGCCGGGGCGAAACCTGGGCTGGGCGCTGAGGAGCCCTTACGCGTCAAAGGCGTATTCGAGGATGTATGAAGCGGAGTCAAGAGTCATCTCGTTGACCTCGACGGCACGTCCCTCGTCCGCAAACGCCGTCCGGCAGATCAGCATGACGGGCGTCCCGGTGGAGAGCTTCAGTTGTTCCGCCTCGTCCGTCGACGGCATGCGAGACCGAATCTCCTCGCGGAAGTGGACCGGCTTGGAGCCGAGTTCAGCAAGCCGGGCGTAGATGCCGCCAGGCCCTGTGTCCTCCTGGGTGATCGCAGAACCGGCTACCAGGCTTGCCAGCAGATACGACGTAGCTAT comes from Streptomyces sp. Mut1 and encodes:
- a CDS encoding nuclease-related domain-containing protein, which produces MLQEDLVGNRPGDAIRRKLAELEPNRVKRPFARWSPDREIRNWALGLVGERTTGRRLNTLRRQGWRVLHSVQWPSGSDIDHLAIGPSGVFTINSKCRRGKTVWYGDHAITVNRAPTKYIVVSKHEARRTSRALSDHCGFLVPVRPVIAIVGAARLSVKNAAPPVLVIDGTTVHTVLSGLAPVLPPERVERIFNVARRGETWAGR